Part of the Candidatus Zymogenus saltonus genome is shown below.
GGTCCAGGTAATCCAGACCTTTTCCAAGGGGATCCCGAGGCTCATAAACAATATATGCGACAATGCCCTTCTGGAAGGTATGTTGAAAAAGCTTGATGTAATAGGGAGGGAGATAATAGAAAACGTCGCAAGGGAGCTGGGCCTCAGGGCGGCGTCAAAGGAGCTGTTGAAACAATTGGAGTCTCAGAAGATAATTCCGATCCCTATTCCCCAGGAGTTTGTACGGCCCAAGCTCGAGGCCGAGCATATCGATGAATTGGGGGATATGGGATTGATTGCCAGACAGAGAAACGACTCCGCTCCTATAACCCGGGGGGCGATGAACCTTCAAGCAGAGGATAATTTGATCGTTGCAAAGAAGCCGGAAGTGAAAGATCAAGGTGGAAGTGATGTGGATATAGACAAGCTTCTGGACGCCCTGGAGATAGACTAAGAAAGCGGTCAGGGACCCGTTTCAATCGCGTCTTGAACGTTCTTGAAGGGTCCCTTTTCCGTTTGAATATGGTTGAATATAGAAATAAGTGATAAAAATATTGACTTTCTTGGCAATATTAAATATAATTTAAGGTTAAATAGAGGGTTTGACAGCTTATTACGGTGTCAATTCTTAATTTTGCGGGCATAACTCAGATGGTAGAGTGTAAGCTTCCCAAGCTTAAAGTCGCGGGTTCGATCCCCGTTGCCCGCTCCAGTTTAAGACAGCGAAAGGGCCGTTAGATTGATGTATTTGGTATCGCTCTTTTTGTTGAATATTGTCTCTGTTTTAATAGACGATGTTAGTGCGCATTCTTAGGTGATATGGAGTTTTGGGTCTGCTTTTTAAAGGGCGGGCTCTTAAGGCCCGCTTTTTTTATTTTTAGGGTCTTTGCGATAGTTTTTTAGGCTTTGACAAAGCGAATCGGTCGGGTAGGCTGTTATCTTGGAACAGGAAGGGATATTTGAAGGACTGGAGGGAGTCCTCTGGCGCATAGGCGAAAAGGCGTGTGACCTTCACGGTCTTTCCTTGGTGGAGCTCGAGGTTCAAAGGGGGAAGGGGAAGTGGCTCGTGAGGTTTTACATCGACCGCGAGGGTCCCGAGGGGGGCGGTGTGGACGTGGAAGATTGCGCCGAAGTAAGCAGGGCCATCAGCAAGATGCTCGACGCCAAGGATCCGATCGATTCCCCGTATACCATGGAGGTCTCTTCGCCGGGATTGGAAAGGCCCTTGAGGAGGGAGGAAGATTTCAGGGCGTATACGGGAAGTGAGGTCAAAATCAGGGTCAGGGAGCCTCTTAAAGAGAGGAAAAATTTTACTGGGACTATCTTGGGTGTGTCGGGGGAGGGTGTGTTGATAAGGGAGGGGACGGAAGAGGAGCTCTCAATCCCTCTGAAAAATATTAAGAGAGCAAGGCTCATATATAGATATGAGTAAAAGCGACATGATTAAAAAGCGGTATGATTAAGCGTCAAAATGATTGAATGATACTCGTGAAAAGGTTATATAGAATAAGGGTTTTATAGACGACGGAAATTGGGGGGAAATGAAATACAGGGTTTTTTTTAGAGTTATTATAATTGAAGGCATTACATATTTTGGAGGATTCTTAAGGTGAAACCGGCCGCAGGGCAGACTATGCAATACTACAGCCTTAACAACGTCTTGGAGCAGATCGAAAAGGAGAAGGGCATATCCAAGGAGGTTCTGATCGAGGCTATCGAGTCGGCGCTCCTCACCGCCGCCAAGAAGAAGTATGGGACCTTGAGGGAGATCGAGGCCACCTTCAACA
Proteins encoded:
- a CDS encoding ribosome maturation factor RimP, whose protein sequence is MEQEGIFEGLEGVLWRIGEKACDLHGLSLVELEVQRGKGKWLVRFYIDREGPEGGGVDVEDCAEVSRAISKMLDAKDPIDSPYTMEVSSPGLERPLRREEDFRAYTGSEVKIRVREPLKERKNFTGTILGVSGEGVLIREGTEEELSIPLKNIKRARLIYRYE